From the Juglans microcarpa x Juglans regia isolate MS1-56 chromosome 3D, Jm3101_v1.0, whole genome shotgun sequence genome, the window AGATGCATCAGAAAGGGAACAAGATTAAAATGAGTCTGCTCTGCATCCATATCCTACTTTGTAGGTGGCACAATTTTTTTGATGAAACTTCGTATTTATTTTGCATACTGATCAGTTTTAGAATACAATGACAGTATAATAATTTGTGTAATTATCTTTTATCCAGAATACATTTGGGACATCAGGCAAAGCTGTTGCTCTTTGGGTAGCAGGAGACGGCTGCATTCTATGGTTGCAGAATTCTTTCTTATCAAGATACTCTCCTGGATGATGCTGGCAGACATTACTACAGCAACTGCTATATCGAAGGAGCCACTGATTTCATATGTCGAAACGCTGCTTCCCTCTTTGAAGTGAGTATTCCCCTTTAGTCACTGAGAAAATCCGATGGCATTCATTATATGTAGCTTCTTTCAAGAAAAACTTAACGCGTACATAGAGAACATGATCGCGCTTTAATTTCGTCCTTGCATGCAGAGATGCCGTTTGCATTCACTTTCCAAAGGCGGTGGAGCTATCACTGCTCAGCATCGGAATTCTCCATCAGAGGACACTGGCTTTACCTTCTTGGGTTGCAAGATCACTGGTGTTGGAACTGCTATTCTTGGAAGACCATGGGGGCCTTACTCTAGGGTGGTGTTTGCCCTAACTTACATGTCCAGTGTAATTGTTCCACAGGGCTGGGATGACTGGGGAGATCAAAGCAAGCGCAGgtatatatacacatcatctattatctatatatgtacAAAGAAGAATGAATTCCAAATCAAAGTTGACCTTATTTAACACCATGAAACTGATATATATTATGCTAACATGTTTCATTCTGCTTTCCtttgtttattttccttttttgggtaCCTGATCAGCACTGTGTACTACGGAGAGTATCAATGTTACGGTCCTGGGGCCAATAGAACGAAGAGGGTTGAATGGTCAAAAAGTCTATCCAATGAAGATGCTGCACCCTTCTTAACTACGGACATAATTGGGGGGAAAGATTGGCTTCGACCTGCACCAACTCACTTCAAGAGAGGCTCTACCATTGTCACAGTGAAGGCTAATGGAAATAActagaataataaaatcaaatcattctCGTACGTAAATGGTTTGGCTGATACTTCCAAGCACATACAACATCTTCTGTAGTGTGCTATTCTTTGTAGTATACAacattcttatttatttgtagatGCTGATCTCGATAAGCAGCAGTATAAATTCACAGTTACATATGAAAACATCTTCAATAATGAATCAAATTCAAGATTCTTTCTTTGTTATTCTTGTCgtgttcttcttctttaccCTTACAATTTACGGCCTTTTGAGATTAACATCAAACAATTATACAAAAAGAGAAGAGATTCTATTACATCTTTAACTTGGCTGGGTCACTGACTAAGAAAAGCCATATGTAGGTGGCACAAACGTAACTCTGTGACTGTGTCCCTGCCCCAGATTAAAAAGCAGAGGGTGgaattatctttttcttctcaacAGACTAGCACCGTATTAGCTTTGTTTAGGTTGGAGACATGTAGACCTCAGAAGAACCACCATTAAAGAGGGTATGACAAAGTtctgtcatcaacaagcaaaacaGCTGAACAACCATATATTTaaaccaacacaacatccaaatgcTTAGAAGCAAGGCCTTCTTCTTTGCTTACCAGATTTTAAGGAAGACATTTTTGTGTTTAATACGGAAGGAAAAACAGTAAGGTTCTAAAAACAGAGAAAGGAAAGGTTTACCTATTGTATCTATTATCTATCGCCAACATTTACCCTGTTGTATCCATAGCTCACTTCTAATAGCTAGGCTGATTAGGAACATTTTGTTAAGGTTTAATGATCAGAATGCCCCTGATGTAACCGGGCAACAGTGAAACATTTCAGGTCAAAGGAGAGCTCCAAATCACCGCCAAACAATGTCTAAGTGAGTACAGAAGACGTCTAAATTTTGACCATTTTTTAAGCTTACCAAATATTCCCCCTGGCAATAAAGGCaaaaagttcagaaacaaaaagaCGATTAATGCATAAGAGGCTTACCCTTTCCTTAACGGTAAAGCTCCGACTGGTCATGTTTGGCTTTACGTAGCTCTCATGCTCGTTCCTTcgaattttaaatgaataataaataaaaaagcgaGCTCTTTCAGCTACTATTGTTCGCTCTTCAAGTTGGAACAAAACCCTTTTAGTCCCGATCAGTATTTTGCTTACAAGCTTCTGTATGCAACCTTTGCATCCTCTACCTAATTCAACATCACCACCTCCCTCTTTTAGCACTTGCTGAGCTATAAATCCATTACATCTTGACCCATCATTTCTCATCCAAACAGACTTTCCAGAAATCAAATTTTTCTGAAACAGTTATGGGGAACTGCAAAAACTTCTCCTacattcctttctttttcttgttatgTTTATTTGGGACGTTCTTTTTCCTTCCAACAGAAGCTGCTGTAAAGAAATACCAGTTCGATGTAAAGCTTTGATATCAGCAATTTTATGTGTCCTAAGGGGTTTTTTTTTCAcgttatttttagttttatagaTGATGGTGTTCGTTTTCTGGTTTTTCAGATTCAAGTGAGGAATGTCAGCAGGTTGTGCCATGCGAAGCCCATTGTTACAGTCAATGGGATGTTCCCAGGCCCTACAGTTTATGTTAGAGAAGGAGATAGAGTTCTAATTAATGTTACCAACTATGCCCAATATAACATGTCTATTCATTGGTAGGACTAGCATAATATAATGTTATTGTTAAAAACTAGGAACTTCACAAAATATGTGCGTGTGGTTTTGTTGATGAAGCTTATGCTATTATTTCCAGGCATGGACTAAAGCATTATCGAAATGGCTGGGCTGATGGACCAGCTTATATAACACAATGCCCGATCAAGACAGGGAACAGTTATGTCTACGATTTTAATGTCACGGGACAAAGAGGAACACTCTGGTGGCATGCGCATATCTTTTGGCTAAGAGCCACTGTCCATGGTGCAATCGTTGTCATGCCTAAACAAGGGACTCCATTTCCTTTCCCTCAGCCTGACAGAGAAGTCAATATCCTCTTAGGTGAGTTTGATTATGTTTGTCATCTCAATTTTATACGTATGTGTAGAAGGAAATGTTTTTGCCTATATTCTTGTGAATTCTGCAGGAGAATGGTGGAACAATGATGTTGAAGAGGTTGTCAAACAGGGAAACAAGTTGGGATTGCCTCCAAACATGTCGGATGCCCATACTATTAATGGAAAGCCAGGGCCACTCTTTCCATGTTCTGAGAAACGTAAGCCAGACTTATTTGAAGCCTACTTAAATTAGCTCTGTAACATCACTTGGGTAGTTTCAGGTGCTACTGTTTTGATATGCTAAAGGCACTTTCCATTAACAGTTTCTCtttgtcttctattttttcttcctctgttaCAGACACCTTTGCGATGGAGGTTGAACAGGGAAAGACATACCTCTTGAGAATAATCAATGCTGCACTCAATGACGAGCTTTTCTTTGCCATTGCTGGTCACAACATGACAGTAGTAGAGGTTGATGCAGTCTATACCAAACCCTTTACAACTCCAGCAATACTGATAGCACCAGGACAGACGACAAATGTTCTTGTTCAAGCTACCCAAGTGCCAAGCAGATATTTCATGGCTGCTAGGCCTTTCATGGATGCGCCACTTTCCATTGACAACAAAACTGCCGCGGCAATACTACAATACAAAGGCATTCCAAATACTGTACTCCCCATCCTTCCCCAATTGCCGGCACCCAATGACACAGCTTTTGCACTGAGCTACAATGGCAAACTCCGAAGTCTCAATTCTCCCCGATTCCCAGCAAATGTCCCCCTTAAAGTTGACCGCCATCTCTTTTACACAATCGGGCTGGGAATGAACCCATGTCCAACATGTCTAAATGGAACTCGACTCACTGCGTCCTTAAACAACATCACTTTCGTAATGCCACAAACTGGCCTCCTTCAAGCTCACTATTTCAGCATCAAAGGTGTGTTCACAACAGACTTCCCAGACCGCCCTCCAACATCCTTCAATTATACTGGTGCACCGCTCACTGCCAATCTTGGCACTACGCTGGCCACACGTCTAAGTAGGATAGCTTTTAATTCAACAGTGGAATTGGTATTACAAGACACAAACCTTCTCACTGTTGAGTCACATCCGTTCCATCTTCATGGTTACAACTTTTTTGTTGTTGGGACTGGAGTTGGGAACTTTGATCCTTCTAAAGATCCAGCTAAATTTAACTTGGTGGATCCTCCTGAAAGAAATACAGTTGGGG encodes:
- the LOC121253822 gene encoding LOW QUALITY PROTEIN: putative pectinesterase 11 (The sequence of the model RefSeq protein was modified relative to this genomic sequence to represent the inferred CDS: inserted 2 bases in 1 codon; deleted 1 base in 1 codon) codes for the protein MAAAATGPKDMSTAILIRVDQSGNGDFKKIQDAIDAVPSNNSELVFIWVKPGTYREKIVVPADKPFITLSGTKASNTIITWGDTRKIHDSATLSILASDFVGRYLVIQNTFGTSGKAVALWVAGDXAAFYGCRILSYQDTLLDDAGRHYYSNCYIEGATDFICRNAASLFERCRLHSLSKGGGAITAQHRNSPSEDTGFTFLGCKITGVGTAILGRPWGPYSRVVFALTYMSSVIVPQGWDDWGDQSKRSTVYYGEYQCYGPGANRTKRVEWSKSLSNEDAAPFLTTDIIGGKDWLRPAPTHFKRGSTIVTVKANGNN
- the LOC121254026 gene encoding laccase-11-like; protein product: MGNCKNFSYIPFFFLLCLFGTFFFLPTEAAVKKYQFDIQVRNVSRLCHAKPIVTVNGMFPGPTVYVREGDRVLINVTNYAQYNMSIHWHGLKHYRNGWADGPAYITQCPIKTGNSYVYDFNVTGQRGTLWWHAHIFWLRATVHGAIVVMPKQGTPFPFPQPDREVNILLGEWWNNDVEEVVKQGNKLGLPPNMSDAHTINGKPGPLFPCSEKHTFAMEVEQGKTYLLRIINAALNDELFFAIAGHNMTVVEVDAVYTKPFTTPAILIAPGQTTNVLVQATQVPSRYFMAARPFMDAPLSIDNKTAAAILQYKGIPNTVLPILPQLPAPNDTAFALSYNGKLRSLNSPRFPANVPLKVDRHLFYTIGLGMNPCPTCLNGTRLTASLNNITFVMPQTGLLQAHYFSIKGVFTTDFPDRPPTSFNYTGAPLTANLGTTLATRLSRIAFNSTVELVLQDTNLLTVESHPFHLHGYNFFVVGTGVGNFDPSKDPAKFNLVDPPERNTVGVPTGGWTAIRFRADNPGVWFMHCHLELHTSWGLKTAFVVENGKGADQSILPPPKDLPPC